AATATCATTCAAGCTCATGATTAAGAAATGAGAGATACAGGTGAAGAAGATCCGTCGTTTTGCGTGGATCCTTGCCTGTTATTTCTGTGATTTTATCGAATCTATATCGCAGCGTATTCCTATGTACAAATAGCCTCTGTGCAGCCTTATTCATGTCGCCGTTCGTATCGATAAGAGCCCTTAGGGACTCTGTCAGTTCGCCCTTGACATCCTTCTCCATCAGAGTCTTATAAAATGGCTGCAAATTCCCCGTCAGCCCTTTGTCAGAAGCACTTAACAGAAATACCGGCAGATAATATTCCTCATACATGTAAACATCGTTTTGTGGGGATAACTTCAGGCCAGAATTCAATGTCAGGACTGCCTGCCTGTAGGACTTTGTGAACCCAGGCAATCCTTCATGGAATTGACCAACCCCAATTTTTACCTGTATTTGCTCATTCACTCTTAAACCATTAAGCCATGTTTCAGTTGTTTTTCTAAGGAAATGATCGATGTCATCTCGCGGCACGACTTTTAAAACCACGATCCTGTCATTCTGCATCAATAATAGGTCATCTTTTTTCAGTCTACTTTTTAAATAGGCGTAAGTTTTCTTACTGTCAGGAGTCATGATGACAATCGCAACCCGCTCCAATTGAAGATCGATTCCCAGGCGCATAGCTCTCTCAAGAAAAAGCGGGTCATGTTTGCCTTCATTATGGATAATTTGGCTGACAAGCTCCTCCTTTAGCCTTTCATCCCATTGAACTTCATTCATCAAAACAGCTTGCTGGAGACTAAGTTCAGCCGCCATGCGTACGAGTTCCCCATAGCTTCTAATTTCACCCGGAGAACCAGTTATGCCGATAACTCCCAGAATTTTGCCCTCAAAAGAAATCGGCAGATTGATTCCTGGCCTTACACCATGAAGCCTCTTAGCTTCCTCATCGGTTATTTCAAAACCCGTCCCTTGTTCGATTACGATGACTGCACCTTCATGGATGTCATCTATGCGTTTTTCGTCGCCTGATCCAATGATCACGCCACGGTTATCCATTATATTGATATTCTTTCCGATGATCCCCATCGTCCTGTCTACAATTTCCTGAGCTAACTGTTTGTTTAAAAACTCCATATAAACCCCTGCCTTGAAAAACTATACTATCTATTATTATGGCTGAATATTTGATATAACAAAAGTAAAGCGTGAGAACATCTGTCCTCACGCGCTGTTTACCTTGTTAAAGCATGTTCCACCTTGATGCATCTATCCATGATCACGGTATATCCTTTTTCTTTCAGGTAGTTGTAGGCCTCCTCGTCTTCAAGACCGAGCTGAGCCCAGTAAACATCCGCATCGATTTCGGCAAACTCTTTTGCAACCTCCATCAAATACTCTGACCGGCGGAAAACATTGACAATGTCTACGTGTCCGTCAATTTCTTTGAGAGTTTTAACTGCTTTCACTCCAAGAACCTCATCTACAGTCGGATTCACCGGGATAATGTCGTAGCCAGCTGCCTGCATTGCCTTTGAAACCATATAGGATGTCCGTTCAGGGTTGTCGCTCAATCCGACAACTGCAATCCTTTTTGAATTTTTTAGGATTTTGCCGATTTCTTCTCGTCCTGGATTGTTGATTGCCAATTTATATCACTCCTATGGAATAATTTGACCTTAATGATTATTTTAACGCACATTATTTCAGACTTAAACCAACTTGCCTGCAGATATATTCTGGATTAAACAATTATAAAGCTTTAAATTTCTCCTTTCTATTTTTCTGGTAAAGTGTGAATCGATCAACGGCTACAGCTAGCAAGGTGCCAAGGATTAACCCATTATTAAGGATCGAGACCAGGACAGGCGGAATATTTCGAAATGCCTCGCCCGGAATGAACATTGCGCCTACCCCTGCCAGCAGGGCGGTTCCAATCACCACTCGAATCCTGCTTTTATCGTTTTCACGATCAAATTCCGAAAAAGCGATTCCTGTCATATTCACGAATATAACAAAAGTAACAGAGTAGCCTACGGGTGCAGGAAGTGCTGCGAACAAAGACATCACATGCGGCAGCATACTTGCAAGGACGATCAGCAATGAACTAATGATAAAAGGAAGAATTCTTGTGATACCAGTAGTTGAGATAAAACCTGCGGCGCCAGAAATTGGGACAGACCCAATGGCTGAGAAAAACCCTCCAAGCAGCTGGTTAATTCCGGCTGTGAAACCGCTGGCCCGGTAGCGGAATTCAGTGCGATCAGACCCCATATTTTTCAAAACCTGTCCAGTAACCCTTATGCTGGCCAACATATTGGTGATTAACAGGAATGTTATGAAAATAGAAGTTACAATCAAGCCGGAATCAAAAATAGGCATCCCGAATGCGAAAATTTCCGGTATGGCGATTGCTGGCCCTGTGTATACTTCATATGCTTTTCCCAGGTTGAAAATCTTAAATAGCACCCAGCCAGCGGCCAGGCTGATTAAGATAGCATACTGGCTCACCCACTTAATGCGATGCCTCGTCAGGTAAAAAGTGAAGGCGACCAAAAAAATGCTGAAAATAGCAATCGGAAGACTCACTTCGCTCCGGCCTCCGCCAAGTCCAGCCATTCCATTCAAGAATGAGCCGCTTAGCTGAATCACAAGCAAAAGCAGGTAAATTCCACTGACTACAGGTGTGAATAATGCTGCCAGTCTATCGATAAGTTTGAATAAGCTTAAAAGGAAAAATACAATACCACTGATGATCATGGCTCCTTCTAATGCCTGCAGGGTTTCAATGCTCGATGAAAACAATGTCGTACTCAATCCTGCGTAAATCGTAAAGACACCCCACCAGAGCCCGGCCGGACCCTCGTTAATTGGCATACGATGCCCAATCAGTGCCTGCAGCAGACTCGAAATGCCAAGGACAAACATCGTTCTTTGAACAAGTCCTGTTGTCTGCAAATCATTCAATTGGAATAGATCGGCGATTGCAATTGGTGCCACAATGGAACCAGCAATGATGAATGCCATCCACTGTATGGCTGATAATAATGTCTTCATGTAAAATCTCCATCTTCTTAACGTAATAGATAAAAGCAGCAGTGCATAAGAGAAAAAAGAATTTCGCCTTTAATAATATCGCACTTAAGGATATTGTAAATGAAAGAAATTATGTATAAAAATTATAACAATTGAAAAAAGGACATCCGTCTGGATGCCCTTTAGGTTAATAGCTTGTAAACCATAAAATTCTTTGAATCCAATAGATTATATATTTAAACGGCGTCATCTTGTCCTTATTATCTTCATAATTCAATGTGTACTCAGCTCCGTCATTATTCCAGATCCGGCTGAAATACTGGTCAACATCTTTAATGACCTGACGATCAGAGTCTGCTTTTATTTTCATATTGGTTTCAAGGTTTAAATCATCGAGGTTCCGTCTGGTAAAATTAGCTGAGCCTCCGAGTATCACACTGTTTTTACCTCTGTCAAAATAAATCATTTTTGTATGGTATTGCTCCTGGCCAGCGTTGTACCATTTAATATTAATGTTCTCACTACCAAGTTTCATGATTTCTTCTGAAACAGGGATATTGGGCAGACCCGACTTCTGGTTGCCAAATGCATTGGTATTGGGATCAAGTATAATATTGATTTTCGCTCCCCGATCAGCAGCCTTGTCAATTTCGTCGATGACTTTCCTTTCTGCAAGGTAGAACATCCCTATCCAAATTTGATCCCCTTTCCCCGTATTTTCCAGCTCGTTCTGGAGATGCTTGAGGATTTTTCCCTCAGTCAAAATCTGGACCTCAATATCCCCTTCGCTTTTTTTAGGAGTGTATTCAGGAAGATTGCCGCCTCCTGAGAAATTGACAACTGCCTGTTCTGATTCCAAGATATCTCCAATTATATTACCACTTGTTTCAAAGGCTATATTTGAGTGGAATCCACTGGCATCATGCGGATTTGCTGATGCCACGATCGCTGTCTTCTCAGTGGCGAACACTTTCCTGTGATTAGCTTTCAGGTTCAGCAGTTCAAAATAGGAGCGAAGCGTCACATCAGGCGCATTTTTTGCCATTGGATTCGGAATCCAGCCTTCGCCTGATTGGCCAAACCACTGAAGAAATACCCGCCAAAAGGCAGTGTATAAGGGGTTAGAGTCCCTTAATGGATCCAGGTTGGTGAAAATAACTTCAATATCATGATCCCGCAGTTCCTTCAAAACACCTGATTCATGGGCACCATATGTCAAATTTATCTCATCAGTTATGAATACTACCTTAAGGTCCTTATGCTTTTTCTTCTGGGCGATCAGTTTTTCACTGATAGATTCGCTTATTTCTGGATAGCCCATGTCCTCCTTGTAATAGCCATTGAATAAAAACATATCCAGGACAATAAAATCTTCCGCTTCCCCAATCCTCTTTATAATCGTATCGAATATTTCATGCTCATACTTTTGCTTCCCGTCTAATCCTTTATAGGTTAAATCATATAAAAAGCGGACATCCTTGACCCTATGGACTTCCCCTTCATATGATAATCCTTCGGGAAGGTCCTTTTTGGTTTGGTAGACAGCCGTGGAGACAAGTATTATTGCAAGGATCATAAATAACAATAAAGGTTTTCTCTTAAATACATTATTCCCATTCCTCATTTTAGAAGGGCTCCTTAATTTGATATATTTACTTATTCACTTATTCAGCAAGTTATAAACTTAGCAAGCAAGACAATCCATACGAAAACAGTTTTGTTCAAGATTTGCATGGAGTTTTTAAGAGAACATGGTAAAATAAAAGAACCTTATAATCTTAAAAGGAGAATATTTCATGGCATTAAACGCAATAGTCATCATTCTGGCATATTTGCTGGGATCAATTCCTTCAGGCCTCATTATCGGGAAATTATTCTACGGTAAAGACATCCGTGAACATGGGAGCGGGAACTTAGGCGGTACAAATACATTCCGGACACTAGGAGTAAAAGCTGGTTTAGTAGTAAGTATTGCTGACGTTTTGAAAGGAACACTTGCTGCTAGTCTGCCTTTGCTGCTAAATGCGGATGATCTCCATATGCTTTTAGTAGGGGTCTTTGCGGTGATTGGACATATGTACCCTATCTTTGCAGGATTCCGCGGCGGAAAAGCGGTAGCCACTTCTGGTGGTGTTTTACTGGCATACATTCCGGTATTATTCTTATTCATGCTCATAGTCTTTTTCATCAGCTTGTACATAACAAAGTATGTTTCCCTATCATCCATCCTAACCGGCATTGCCGCGTTCATCTACTCTCTCTTTACCCAGGACCTTCCTTTAATCATAGTTGTAGCTGTCCTGGCCAGCTTCGTCATCTATAGGCACCGAGCTAATATTGAGAGAATCCGCAAAAAAACTGAGCCAAAAATCAAGTGGCTTTAAACAATCGAACTTAAGCCGGCAAACACTTCAGGTTTGCCGGCTTTTTTATTTCCGTACAATCCCAAAGGCCTTTAATGCCTGTCCGAGATTGTTATACAGTTTCACATTATCAAAATTGATGCCAAGAGTGACAACTGAATGAGCAAGTTCTGGTCTCATCCCTGTCAAGTTCACATCGACTCCTGTCAGTTTTAGACTGTCTATGATTTTAAAAAGTTCCTGGGCAACCATTGTATCAACAATGAATACGCCTGAAAGGTCCATGATCAGGCAATCCACTTCCTTATTCGTCGTTTCACGGAGGGTGTGTTCCAAAAGGATCCTTGCCCGATGTGTATCTATATCACCTACAATCGGCAGGACGGCCACCCCGTCAACAATTGAGATGACAGGTGTGCTTAGTTCATCTATAACCTCCTGCTGCGCCCGCAGCCGCTTATTGGCCTGTCCAGTATAGGAATTCGTGAATATGAGAATCAGGCCGTCAACGAACTCATTAATAAGATTCCCTAATTTTATACATCCTCCAGCAGTAAGATGTTCCATTCTTTCCGCCAGCAACGATACCTCTTCCCATAAGACACCGCGGATACTATTAAAATGCTCAATGGATTGACTAAGTGAAAGCCCCAAACGCACTTTATCTTCACTCGCTCTTTTGCCCCAGTCCCTGATTTCTTCTTCGGCTGACTCCCCAATCAAGTAACCTTCTAGCAAATGGATCAAATCCATTAACTGCTCTTTATAAAAATCGAGTTCCGTATGGTGGGTAAATTTGATGAAGGCTTCCGGCTGGTTTTCATCTATTGCATCCAATATATTGGTCAAAATTTTGTCTTCCCTGTCAATTATAAAATCTCTAAAAAAATGAATAGCATTAACCATCTTATAGCTCCTTTTGTCTTGTAGTTCCGTATAGAAAAAATTTGTTCTTTATAATAAACGCAGCTCATGCTGGTATATTTTAATTAAAAATGTCATATACATTCGAAAGAAATCGAATTTAGGAAGTCTATTTTAAAGTATGTGAATTCTTGATGAAATTACCCGCTACTATATTACTTCAAACTAACAAAGCCCAAACAATCTCGTTAAAAGAAGGGATATATATGAAAGAAGTAAAAAACTATAAGCAGCGAAAAAAAGCAGATCTTGAAAGTGAAAGCCTGAAACTCGAGAAGGAAATTCTTGAAAAACAGCAAACTTTAATGATTCTTCAACAAGCCATCCAAACCGCCAGAAGTGAGGTTCAAGCAGCTTCTGCAAGCCAGTTGGCAGCCGGATTAGCTCATGAAATAAGGAATCCGCTGACGACCATCAAAGGTTTTATCCAGTTGCTCCAACCGGAAATTCTCGCTGTTGGCAAGAAGGATTTCGCTGATGTCGCTTTAGATGAAATTAATCGGGCGAACAGCTTGCTTACTGAGTTTCTTTCTGTTTTGAAACCTGGCAACAACTCTAAGAAAAAGAAGATATCCATGAACAAGTTAACTGAAAGTATTGTCAAGCTTTTTTCTAGTGAGTCAATTCTAAAGGATATTGAAATCATAAGTACCCTTCCAAAGGAAGAGGTATATGTATTTGCAGATGAAAATGGAATTAAGCAGGTACTGGTCAATTTGTTGAAAAATGCAATGGAGGCTGTTGAAGGGAATCATGCCGCAAAAGCTGAGATCACAATGACTGTAATCAAACGTAAGGGTTTCGTTACAGTGAGTGTAATAGATAACGGCAGTGGAATTGATGAATTCACCCTAGAGAAGATCTTCACGCCATTTTACACTACCAAAACCGCCGGCACCGGGATAGGATTGGCGATCAGCAAGGAAATAATCGAAAATCACGGCGGCAAAATGAGTGTTGCCACTGAACCCAATAAAACAACCTTTAAATTCGCACTGCCTGCTATTGAATCGGAATCATTCTTTTCGTCGAAAAATTGTCATATTGAAAGCAATAACACCCATTGATTGACTGGTAAAATGTAGGTAAGAACAAAGGAAAGAAGGCGGATTGTAATGGAAGAAGTTATCAAGCAGGCTGTAAATTATGTTTTTACAACCACAACCGCTGATGTAACGTCGCCAGATGATTTTATTGTCGAGTTTCTAACTGATCTACCCGAAAATGGAATAAACGATCCTGCTGCAATCAAAATAAAGAATATGGATGAATTATTGGATTTCCTGCAAAACATAGAAAGGTAGTAGTATAAGAGCTAAGCTATACTGTAAAAAAATGCGGTTCCTCAATGGACCGCATTTTTCGTATTACACCTTTAGCAGTTTGAACTGCCCCCTCCCAAAAACATCTTTTATATAATCCAGTTTCGTATCATTGAAATAAACCGAATCACCTTCATGAATCAAGATAGGGACTTCCTCGAATGTATGAATCTGATCATTCTTTAATGGCTGCTCCTCCAGAGCAACTCGAAGCTGCGGCCCGCCTCAGCCGATCCCCATTGTCAGCCTGACATATAGGTTTTCCCCTTCCTTGCATTCATTTTTGATTGCCTGATGCAAAATCTTATAAGCGCTCTCCGTTATCTTGAACAATACCTCTCACCCTTTCAAAGTTTCTTCCTTTAATCAACATATGATAAGGAAATTATCGAATTATGACAAAATAATGAAAGTCATACTGAAATTTATACATTTAACACCATTCTTATAATATATTATCCTTAGAGGCTAAAAAATAAAAATGCCTCATTCTAATCTAGGGAGATTAACATGAGAAAAAAGAAGAAAAAACCTTTTGGTCTTGCCTTGTTTGCAGGCTTAGGCATTTTAGCATCCGTATTAACTTTGCAGATGTACAATGAAGCACAAGCCAAAGAACCAAGCATAATATTGAAATCTCAAAAGCCACATCTCGAGAGAAGCTATGATGTCACCGGGAAGAGTTTTGTAGAAACAGTGAAAATCGGAGCGATTGGTGATATCCTGATCCACGATACAGTTTATGAAGATGCATTTATGAATCCTGGCTATGATTTTAAACCAATGCTCAGTCATGTCAGAGAGTACTTATTGCAGCCTGATCTTTTACTGGCGAACCAGGAAACGCTACTTGGCGGTGAGGAAATTGGGTTATCAAGCTACCCAATGTTCAATAGTCCTGTGGAAGTTGGAGAGGCATTGATTGATACCGGAGTGGATATTGTATCAAATGCAAATAATCATTCTCTTGACCGATCAGAAAAAGGGGTACTAGCATCTATAAAAAATATGGAAGCGGCCGGTCTCCCTTATGTTGGTTCGTTCAAGGATGAAGCAGACAAGCAAGACTTACGAATTTTGAACAACAACGGGATTAAGGTTTCCTATTTATCCTACACCTATGGAACAAACGGGATTCCAGTTCCAATCGGCAAGGATCATCTCGTGAACCTGATTGACCGGGAAGCAATGAAAGCTGAGATTCACCGCGCCCGAACTGAATCAGATATTGTAGTCATGAGTATCCACTGGGGAAATGAATATCAGCGCTTCCCTACCGTCGATCAGAAGGAACTTGCCCAATTTCTCGTCAATGAAGGTGTGGATATCATCTTTGGCCATCATCCGCATGTCCTGCAGCCTATGGAATGGCTGACTGCAGCGGACGGAAGACAGGCATTTGTCGTCTATTCCCTTGGTAATTTCCTGTCTGGCCAAATGTGGGACTATAAGGATATCGGCGGCCTTGCCACGATTGAAATAACTAAAACCATCACACCGGATGGGGATAAAATTGTCCTGCAAAACCCTGAATTCTTACCTACATTTGTCTCAAGCAGCAGACAAAGCAATTATCGTGTTGTTCCTTTGCAAGAAGCCGGCCAATTTGGCCTCGCTGGAGCAGAAAGTAAATATAACGAGATCATGGAGCATATGACTCAGTTCATTAAATAGTTTTTCTTGCGAATATTGGTTTGATAGCATTACCAGCTCGAAAACTCGCTTCTATAACTTAAGCATGCAGGAATGGTGCATTGACCTTCACGAATAAGCAATGTAAAAACAGCCAATAATGAAATGTGAGTGCCTGGTCCATGAAGACCAGGCATTGCTTATGTTATAATCGGTCTACCTGGTTTGAAAGGAGAACAATATGATAATCACAATTAATGATGATGCTGCAGCATGGTATGAAAATGAAATGGACCTTTCATCCGGAAGCTATTTAAGATTCTTTGTCCGGTACGGCGGTTTCAGCTCCATCCAGAAGGGTTTTTCATTAGGTGTATCGAAAGAGGAGCCTGATCATATCGGTGTAAAAACAGAAAAGAATGGTGTCACCTACTATATCGAAGAAAAAGATATTTGGTATTTCGATGGCCATGATATGTACGTTGAACTTCACCCAGTTGGGCAGGAACCCGATTTTAAATTCGAGAATCGAGTAGGAGGGGGTGACTAACCCCCGACCTCTCACACCACCGTACGTACCGTTCGGTATACGGCGGTTCAATTAAGTGTGACGTAGAAATTCATATCTTTGATATAGACTTTTGAGCCCTCGATGACTCCAATAAGAGTTATCGAGGGTTTTGTGTAAGATTGGACTTGAGGCAATTCTCCAAAATTTCTTTCTGGAATTTCCCCATTCGTATGCCTTTTGGTCTGGAACGCCAAGACTTTTGAGTTTTCTTACTCTTGTCTTCGGGTTCTTCCATTGTTTCCATTCAATCATACGGAGTCTTCTTCTAATCCACTCATCAAATTCTTTGAATTTACTTGGTGTATCAGCTAATGCAAAATATCCACACCATCCCGTTAGAAATTGATTCAATTTCTCAATTCTAACTTCCATGGGGATTGGTTTAGAACGGGATGTTAACTTTCGTATTTTAGCTTTTAGCCTTTTAACACTTTCGTTGGCTATTCGAACCTTCGGTTTCTTATTAACCGTAAAGCTAAAGCCAAGGAATTTTCGTTTCCACGGGCGGTCAACCGCTGATTTCCCTCTGTTTACTTTGAGCTTTAATTTCTGCTCAATGAAGCATGTAATGGAGTTCATTACTCGTTCTCCAGCTTTCTTCGATTTCATGTAAATATTACAATCATCGGCGTATCGGACAAACTTGTGACCTCTCCTTTCTAGTTCTTTATCAAGCTTATCCAAAAGTATATTCGAAAGAAGAGGGCTCAGGGGACCTCCTTGTGGTGTTCCTTCTTCTGCATCGTAGACTACACCATTTATCATGATTCCTGCTTGGAGATATTTTCGAATTAGCTTCAAGACCAATCGGTCTTGGATTCTGCTTGCCAATATCCCCATCAGCTTGTCATGATTCACTTTGTCAAAGAACTTCTCCAAGTCCATGTCAATCACCCATCTGTAACCTTCACTTATATATCCCCTTGCTTTACGTACAGCGTCATGGCCTCTTCGGCTTGGCCTAAACCCATAACTATGTTCCGAGAAGGTTGGGTCAAAAAGCGGAGTTAAAACTTGGGCGATTGCCTGTTGGATGAAACGATCTATCACGGTAGGTATTCCAAGTAACCTTACTCCACCGTTCGGTTTCGGGATTTCGACTCGACGTACTGGGTTAGGTTGATAGGTACCTTTCCTTAAAGAATCACAAAGGGTGTCCCAGTTCTCATAGAGATGTCTTCGTAGGGATTTTACGGACATTCCATCTATGCCGTGACTCCCTTTGTTCTTCTCCACACGTTTAAGTGCTTCTATTAAGTTTTCCCGTGATAGAATCAGATTCATTAACATGTGATATTTCCTTTCGACGTGAACGTAGAAATCTAATTATGTTATTCCTGCTCCACCCTCATGAAGTCCCCTGTGGATTCACCACTTCCTCCTTCAAGTAAGTCCTTTCGGATTGTCTGCTTCTACACAGGAATTGTATGCCTAGTTCTCGTTCTTCCTAATTGTTCAGTCCTTCCCTTACCGTCTCGAGCCGGTAAAGTACTATGACCTCTGCTGACTTCTGATTGTTCAGCTATCTATTGCTAGATAGGTTACCAAGTGTACTTGGCTTTCCAATCAGACCTCCCCGGGTAAGAGTACAGTCTTTCCCTCCATCTATCTGCTTCATTTACTCTGTACCACCTTCGGCAGTAAGGACTTTGTTTTGTTCTGCAAACTCATCCAATGGTACCTAGCCTTATATGAAGTTCGTGTTCCTCAGACCGGAGGTTTGCCGCTCGCTTCCTTCAGATTCCGCGTCACCGCGGACACCCTTGCGTTAAGCTAACCACTACTACTGCCTTCATGGCTCGGGACTTACACCCTATAGACTGCACCCATGCCGGGCGCACAGAAATAAGGCAGACGCGAAAAGCGCCTGCCCTATTTTTCACCTTCAATAAGAGGGTTCTCGATACCCTCCTGTTTCAAAATTTCAGCCTGCTTCGTTCCTAAAAGATCGAAATGAGGATAATCGATTTTCCTTTTGTCTATCCACTCCGGCCGCAAACCATACTTCCGTCCCCACTGGGCTAGTTTTTCCAGGTCCCTGCATCCTACCTTCGTCACCGTTGAGCAGTCTGGGAAGCGGTCA
The window above is part of the Mesobacillus jeotgali genome. Proteins encoded here:
- the ltrA gene encoding group II intron reverse transcriptase/maturase translates to MLMNLILSRENLIEALKRVEKNKGSHGIDGMSVKSLRRHLYENWDTLCDSLRKGTYQPNPVRRVEIPKPNGGVRLLGIPTVIDRFIQQAIAQVLTPLFDPTFSEHSYGFRPSRRGHDAVRKARGYISEGYRWVIDMDLEKFFDKVNHDKLMGILASRIQDRLVLKLIRKYLQAGIMINGVVYDAEEGTPQGGPLSPLLSNILLDKLDKELERRGHKFVRYADDCNIYMKSKKAGERVMNSITCFIEQKLKLKVNRGKSAVDRPWKRKFLGFSFTVNKKPKVRIANESVKRLKAKIRKLTSRSKPIPMEVRIEKLNQFLTGWCGYFALADTPSKFKEFDEWIRRRLRMIEWKQWKNPKTRVRKLKSLGVPDQKAYEWGNSRKKFWRIASSPILHKTLDNSYWSHRGLKSLYQRYEFLRHT
- a CDS encoding HesB/YadR/YfhF family protein, which gives rise to MIITINDDAAAWYENEMDLSSGSYLRFFVRYGGFSSIQKGFSLGVSKEEPDHIGVKTEKNGVTYYIEEKDIWYFDGHDMYVELHPVGQEPDFKFENRVGGGD
- a CDS encoding CapA family protein, whose translation is MRKKKKKPFGLALFAGLGILASVLTLQMYNEAQAKEPSIILKSQKPHLERSYDVTGKSFVETVKIGAIGDILIHDTVYEDAFMNPGYDFKPMLSHVREYLLQPDLLLANQETLLGGEEIGLSSYPMFNSPVEVGEALIDTGVDIVSNANNHSLDRSEKGVLASIKNMEAAGLPYVGSFKDEADKQDLRILNNNGIKVSYLSYTYGTNGIPVPIGKDHLVNLIDREAMKAEIHRARTESDIVVMSIHWGNEYQRFPTVDQKELAQFLVNEGVDIIFGHHPHVLQPMEWLTAADGRQAFVVYSLGNFLSGQMWDYKDIGGLATIEITKTITPDGDKIVLQNPEFLPTFVSSSRQSNYRVVPLQEAGQFGLAGAESKYNEIMEHMTQFIK
- a CDS encoding ATP-binding protein; the protein is MKEVKNYKQRKKADLESESLKLEKEILEKQQTLMILQQAIQTARSEVQAASASQLAAGLAHEIRNPLTTIKGFIQLLQPEILAVGKKDFADVALDEINRANSLLTEFLSVLKPGNNSKKKKISMNKLTESIVKLFSSESILKDIEIISTLPKEEVYVFADENGIKQVLVNLLKNAMEAVEGNHAAKAEITMTVIKRKGFVTVSVIDNGSGIDEFTLEKIFTPFYTTKTAGTGIGLAISKEIIENHGGKMSVATEPNKTTFKFALPAIESESFFSSKNCHIESNNTH
- a CDS encoding purine/pyrimidine permease, whose amino-acid sequence is MKTLLSAIQWMAFIIAGSIVAPIAIADLFQLNDLQTTGLVQRTMFVLGISSLLQALIGHRMPINEGPAGLWWGVFTIYAGLSTTLFSSSIETLQALEGAMIISGIVFFLLSLFKLIDRLAALFTPVVSGIYLLLLVIQLSGSFLNGMAGLGGGRSEVSLPIAIFSIFLVAFTFYLTRHRIKWVSQYAILISLAAGWVLFKIFNLGKAYEVYTGPAIAIPEIFAFGMPIFDSGLIVTSIFITFLLITNMLASIRVTGQVLKNMGSDRTEFRYRASGFTAGINQLLGGFFSAIGSVPISGAAGFISTTGITRILPFIISSLLIVLASMLPHVMSLFAALPAPVGYSVTFVIFVNMTGIAFSEFDRENDKSRIRVVIGTALLAGVGAMFIPGEAFRNIPPVLVSILNNGLILGTLLAVAVDRFTLYQKNRKEKFKAL
- the plsY gene encoding glycerol-3-phosphate 1-O-acyltransferase PlsY; the protein is MALNAIVIILAYLLGSIPSGLIIGKLFYGKDIREHGSGNLGGTNTFRTLGVKAGLVVSIADVLKGTLAASLPLLLNADDLHMLLVGVFAVIGHMYPIFAGFRGGKAVATSGGVLLAYIPVLFLFMLIVFFISLYITKYVSLSSILTGIAAFIYSLFTQDLPLIIVVAVLASFVIYRHRANIERIRKKTEPKIKWL
- a CDS encoding phospholipase D family protein gives rise to the protein MRNGNNVFKRKPLLLFMILAIILVSTAVYQTKKDLPEGLSYEGEVHRVKDVRFLYDLTYKGLDGKQKYEHEIFDTIIKRIGEAEDFIVLDMFLFNGYYKEDMGYPEISESISEKLIAQKKKHKDLKVVFITDEINLTYGAHESGVLKELRDHDIEVIFTNLDPLRDSNPLYTAFWRVFLQWFGQSGEGWIPNPMAKNAPDVTLRSYFELLNLKANHRKVFATEKTAIVASANPHDASGFHSNIAFETSGNIIGDILESEQAVVNFSGGGNLPEYTPKKSEGDIEVQILTEGKILKHLQNELENTGKGDQIWIGMFYLAERKVIDEIDKAADRGAKINIILDPNTNAFGNQKSGLPNIPVSEEIMKLGSENINIKWYNAGQEQYHTKMIYFDRGKNSVILGGSANFTRRNLDDLNLETNMKIKADSDRQVIKDVDQYFSRIWNNDGAEYTLNYEDNKDKMTPFKYIIYWIQRILWFTSY
- a CDS encoding STAS domain-containing protein, encoding MTNILDAIDENQPEAFIKFTHHTELDFYKEQLMDLIHLLEGYLIGESAEEEIRDWGKRASEDKVRLGLSLSQSIEHFNSIRGVLWEEVSLLAERMEHLTAGGCIKLGNLINEFVDGLILIFTNSYTGQANKRLRAQQEVIDELSTPVISIVDGVAVLPIVGDIDTHRARILLEHTLRETTNKEVDCLIMDLSGVFIVDTMVAQELFKIIDSLKLTGVDVNLTGMRPELAHSVVTLGINFDNVKLYNNLGQALKAFGIVRK
- a CDS encoding CoA-binding protein translates to MAINNPGREEIGKILKNSKRIAVVGLSDNPERTSYMVSKAMQAAGYDIIPVNPTVDEVLGVKAVKTLKEIDGHVDIVNVFRRSEYLMEVAKEFAEIDADVYWAQLGLEDEEAYNYLKEKGYTVIMDRCIKVEHALTR
- a CDS encoding sugar diacid recognition domain-containing protein, with amino-acid sequence MEFLNKQLAQEIVDRTMGIIGKNINIMDNRGVIIGSGDEKRIDDIHEGAVIVIEQGTGFEITDEEAKRLHGVRPGINLPISFEGKILGVIGITGSPGEIRSYGELVRMAAELSLQQAVLMNEVQWDERLKEELVSQIIHNEGKHDPLFLERAMRLGIDLQLERVAIVIMTPDSKKTYAYLKSRLKKDDLLLMQNDRIVVLKVVPRDDIDHFLRKTTETWLNGLRVNEQIQVKIGVGQFHEGLPGFTKSYRQAVLTLNSGLKLSPQNDVYMYEEYYLPVFLLSASDKGLTGNLQPFYKTLMEKDVKGELTESLRALIDTNGDMNKAAQRLFVHRNTLRYRFDKITEITGKDPRKTTDLLHLYLSFLNHELE